TAGAGTATAGAGACTGCAGAGAGTACACCATCTTACCCTAAGTATTAGGTCTTACTCCAGTGCTGgattacactgctcagtactgctgtataatacaaagAAAAGCAGATGcaactcagctcactcaccaATCCAAGTAGTCATTTATGGACATCCACAGTATATGTAGTGCTGACGTCAGACGACAGATCCGGCCATGTGAGCGCATGAACCAGTTAAAGTACGGGGTGGATGTTGGTTCGCGCAGCAGCACATAGTAACTTCGGATCGGCCGTAGGTGCAGTGAATATACAGCGTTCAATAGCAGCCAGAGTATTCAGCTGTATGAGCGGGCAGGCCTTGTTAAAACATGAAATGGATGTCGGTCTGCACGTCAACATGCAGAGGTACCGGACCGGCTGTGAATGCATCATGTGAACACTAATCAGTCTCAACACATGTTACTATTAGTATGACGTTGGGTAAGGTGCTCATATATACCAGTGACATGATCGTTTATCATGTCACTGGTATATATGAGCACCTTATCCACCCTGTACTTTACCTGGCTTGTGCGCTCACATGACCGGATCTGTCGTCGGACACTATGCCCGACAGGTATACGCTGGTCTGGTAATTATTCACTTAGTGTATATAAGCGAGCGTAGGCGCGTGTGTTTTTATGTACCTTgttatttttggtttttgtaccatgTTTTAAGGACCAATTAAAAGTCAAAATGTAACTGCCAGGCACGGGAGCTGGACCACCATTCCTTTCTGACTGCTTTATAATGTCCTTAAttctgctgctgctgcatccAAGGGTGTACTATAAAAATAAGGAAGCAGGATTTCCttttctatgtgtgtgtgtgcagtataaggaCGACATCATAGCAGATTCACTACGTCAGAACAACTGAAAATTAGAAATCGAGCCTGCAGACAGAAAACTGGTGataaatgccatatacaagttgtATAAAGTCCAGAAATAGTGTTATTCCTCATTTATACAAACACATCAGGttatccttaaaaaaaaatcacctgaaACGACAGGTACGTGTTAAACTTTATTGTAGTGAGCTTTTCTATTGGTAAATGTTGGCAAACATTATGGCTATCTAATAGGAATCAGTAATGTTTACATGTATGATAGGTACATGGCTGTTAATATTTTTACTTAAAACAGTCACTACCTAAATGCATGGGAAAAATACTATagacctcaaaaaaaaaaaaaaaaaaaaaaaaaaatataaccttTTTGATTTTTATCGTAGGTGTCAGTGCATTATTGATCTTTGCACCCACTGCACAGTATTGTCGTCCAATCCTCAATCTTCTCTCATATTTTGCTGATATACCAGAACTGCAGTGCGCTGTTTTTTTGTTAGGCAAATCCATATTTATGTAAACTATCTTGGTATGTCCTAGTTTTATGCATCTCCCCAAAGGaccatgtgaaaaggaaaaaaaggtttCTCTTTAAGTTATAATAATAACATTTGCTAATTGTGTTCCTATTATGTTgttagtctgttttttttggTCTTTGTGGAACAAAACTGCTGATACCAAAGTGGATACTAGTAATTTTGCAGGGAAAAATTGTAGTAATAGAAGGCCATTTTATGTAGGGTTTATATTGGCTCAGCAGGCCGATAACTGCCCTGTGTAAATGACCCTGTGATCACCTCTCATTCATCTGCTGATCTCGGAATCTtgacaagtaaaaaaaataaatacatttttgtcaTCCGCACATCTTCCAGTATAATAAGGGACCAATAATTGCTGTTTTATTTAAATAAGCACCTACATTGCATTGACATCATGCTCCTTTCTGTCTTCCAGCATGTCTGTTGTGACTGCAAAAAAGACTTTTGCTCAGTATGCTCTACACTTCAGGAAAATCTCAGGCGTTGTAGTACTTGCCATTTATTACAAGAAACAGCATTTCAACGGCCCCAGTTAATGAAGTTGAAAGTTAAAGACCTACGCCAGTATCTAACACTAAGGAATATCCCTACTGAGAGCTGTCGGGAGAAGGAAGATTTGGTGGAGCTGGTGCTCTGCCACCATGGCTCTTTTTCTGATGAGGAGATGGATGTTGGCGCAGACAGCACCACAAGATCTCAGACCTCTGCCTTTTCATTCTTTTCTGCTATTTCTGCACCTTCATCTTCCGTATCATCATCTCAGGGAGAATTATCAGACAGAAGTGGAAGCGTGGGAAGTGGATCTGCATCCCAGGTACATGAGCAGTTACAATGTTGATTTAGTTGTGTGTATGCCTTTTATCCCATCTATGCTAATATAATATTTAAAGCTATAATAAGTATATTCAACATTAGAAGTTAAGACTTTTCACATAATGGTCATTACCAGAATAAGCTTTATAAACCAGCATTAAATGCTGGGAAATCTTAGCACGTCAGAGTGATACCAGTACGTAGAACTTACTTCTTGCCAGCTGATGACTATGTCCCCCCATCCTCCCTCATGCTTAGCTCAGCTGATCATACATGTGTTCTCAATAGGGAGAGGGGAATAAGcctctgccagacacctctgatgCTGGGAAGAATTGAGAcacccctatacacattagatggtcctCTGTTTCTGGCTTGGCTGATGTTTGAATGTGTTTGTGTACCTTTATAGAGATTAATCCACAGATTGGGTGATTAAGTGTTTGATCAATGGGGgtatgactgctgggaccccacgatCATGGGAACTGGGGTCCCAAACAGGGATTGAGCATGTGCAATAATTCACCATTCATAGTTTGGGACCGCTGGATAAAGCCGAGTGCTGTACTCCGTTATCTTCGCATCCTGTTCAATGATGGTAATGTTGTATTTATCAGATGTTTGTCATCCATCAAGTTGATAGGTTATATGTTTTGATCATGGGAAAATTGCTTTAGGGGTtgggtcacatgtgctgtatttaGCTGCTGtgcattttcctacccattgaagtcaatgggtaacaaaatcaggtgcgaattttgctacccattgacttcaatgggtaggaaaatacatggCAAAAAAAATACAACAGCAGAAGCTTTCTGTGccacaatatatatgtatatccacAATATGTTTTGAAGGTTAATCTGGTTCTTTCAGGAGATGTGACAAAAAATACATCTCCCTGTGTTTTCATgtattcagtaaaaaaaaacttactaGATGAgagttttatgtatttatttttttaaatattattttttttgtattttaacaaTATACAAACACATAAAAGAGAAACCGCATGTTTTGGAAGAAATGATGGAGGTAAATATTGGGGTTTTGGTATGCAATTGCGATATGATAAGTATATGGtgaaatttgcttctactctggacagttcctgagaaaggggtcatcagagagcacttagagaagaacaaatcaacttcagcagctcataagtactgaaaggattttcctggataacccttttaagcaaCAGCTTTTGGCAGAAGGTCATATTGGTTAGACATGCCCCTAGAATTACcccaaataaaatgtaacaaaatgtctttaaagggattttacaatttaaaaagaaaaagaagacgaAATTGTCAGGAGGCAGGAATTGTGAGGGGAAATAAATACTTATACTCACCCCTTGTGTTGCTCCCAGTTCTTAGAAGTGccccagtgatgtcaccatacacTGTGCATGTGACCAATCAGTGGCCTCAGCGTTCTTATACACTCTCTTGCATGTGACTGGTGAGGCCAGTGGTTCGCCACAGCATCCTCTACTAAGAATATGGTTCCATCGCTAGGGCAATTTCTGCAATTTGACTTATGTATGGAAGCATAGGTTCTGTCTTGTATTCCATTTACAGTTCTCTCTAGGGATTCATAAGACAGTATAAGAGTCATCTGCTTCAAAGACAAAAATGATAAGCAGGTGGTAGTTATAAATGCGCTAAATTTCAGCAAGACTGAAGCTACATttcagagagagaataatggtttccattcactgactgcAAGATTAGGCCTTCAGATTGGAATTTGGTATAACTAACTCTGTGCAGACATTTCAGAATTTGTGTGCAGAGTTATGTACTGGCAGAGATCTGTAGGCTCAGTCCCTACTTGttaaatggctttattcacaggGCTAAACTAACAAAGCAAGTGCTACTTTTTCTATTGTACATCAATTTATTCCACTACTTGCGCTTATCTGACAGTAGCTAGGGGGGTCTTACTACGTTACTTATTGTTGGGCACACTCCATGGGATGGGGCAAAGCTTTTGTGAAAACTCGGGTACACGTTAagctttattttcattattatgctatgttcacacactgtttgCAGATGTTTTTTAAGCAGTTTTCTTTGCATTTGAGATGTTTatccctatgtttttttttctttattttcagctgttttgggggctaacacaAAATCTGTTGCTCAAAAACATCTGTTTGTGATTAGAACATATTTTTGGCTGTTTAGTCAAAAAGCTGGGAGAAGATATAGCTGTATTTTCAGATATGTTAAGTCATAAAAAAGGGCCAGACGCTTTTATTCCTTATGGCTTTAAAattaatttgtgttttttttcccccattggaTTTTGTTATTTAATGGTTAAATACATGTATTTATTAATGCTAATATAGCAGCAGAGCCGACAAATGTAACAGATAAGCTCTGTTATGATTCTATGAATCAGTCTTGGCTCTGCGGGGGTTACAGGAGTATTATGCTGGTTCCTTATATTTGAGTCAGTCAGTGACTGTACTTTCCTGTAAAATATTTCTTTGATGCTGATGTTGTATCTTTGTTTCCAGGGAACAAGTGAAACTATATCCATAACACCTGATACAGAAACCCCAGAACTGGTGAGTTATGTTGGTAAGAGAGAAAGATGTCAGCTGCATTATAACTGCTTCTAAATAATTCATATTTCAGCCCCATCTACCTCTtcttacagtacagagatataggGGCATATATGGACTTCAGTCATGCGGTTGTAGCACACTGAAAAATCCTTCAGAATTATTCAACTGATGTCTTACTTATTTTTAGCttgtcatgaactttttttttttgctccctaAGGCTAATGACTTATCAAAGAAACAAGGCCGAGCTTCACTCTCAGACTTATCAACCCTGGAGGACATAGAAGGGCTAACTATTCGGCAACTGAAAGAAATCCTGGCCCGGAACTTTGTCAACTACTCAGGATGCTGTGAGAAATGGGAACTAGTGGAAAAAGTCAACAGACTGTACAGAGAGACTGAGGACAACAGAAAATCTTGTATGTTGAGGAGTTAGATGTAACCTTTGCATTTCTGTGTATATTGTTACCGCCACCGATCAGCCATAACCTTTACATCATGTAGTGTAGGTGCTATATTCCATTGACACACAGACTCCACAAGACTTCTGAAGGTGTTTTGTGGCATCTGGCACCAAGGCATTAGCAGCAGATCAGAGCCAGAGCAGAGAAGAAATGGCTTCTGCCCCCTGATTATAACCATTAATTGGGGTCTCTGCACCTGACCCCATCAGTCAAAACATTTGCCAAGTCACtaaggcatgtcaaaagtttttgaaaCTTACATATTCCAAGTTGCAAGGTAAATCGGCCTTGTTTTTTCCACTCAACACCTTGAACTCTTGGTCATATTCCTCAAACCATTCCTGAACAATAAAGTTGCATACTTTACTGGTAACAATGGTTACATTGGTTGGTATGTGTCATAGTAACATCTACATGAATGTCAGGTTTCTTCTTTTTTACAACTTactgattaaatattttttttttcttccatgtaCAATTGTTTGGCATAACTTTAACACCCTAAAGGATGCAGGGCATGCCTGTACACCCTGGCTGCCTGGTACttggcgcaccaggatgtacatgtacgtcctgagtcccatCCTGGTTATAAAGCGACCGCCCAACCTCACACCCCAAATCCCCCCTCCCATATATACGAATTGGGGAGGGGGGCGTTACGAACACTGAAGCCAAAAGCTTTCCTGTTTATGAACGCTGCAGTGCCGTCCCAGTGATTGCGggtgggtcccagcagccggacccccgcaatctgaaatttTATGTAACATGTCTAGGTGCAATGTTTGGCAAAAGATGgccaacatttatttatttatttatttatttattgaaaacatagtttttttttttttatcacctgtgaaaaacgttttttttgttttttttattcaccccCATGATTACATCACTTTCTGTCATAGCCAGCTTTAACATTTTAAGCTCTTTGAAAATGCCTAGTCAGTCTGGTCTGATCCAACTATGATGTTAGTTTGATCAGACCAGACTGACTAGGCATTTTCAAAGAGCTTAAAGTGTTAAAGCTGGCTATGACAGAAACAGGCTGTTTGAAGGTATTTGGGGGCCCCAAACAAAATGGACATGGtgggccccccccccttgatgttcacgcacgtcacgctctagggacGGCCTCAGGATGTAGTAACTtgagcccttgaattctgggagcgtgacgtgagtgaccgtcgatacgaggcccccacattaggtgcagcactctgctgcacctaatgtgggggcctcgtatcgacattaggttggcagtgttcttcacagacatacagcctccagccatatacagtgtatggctggaggctgtatgtctgtgtactgccccacttcagtgctccgacctccGGTCCGGGCATAGCATTAGTTCCCGGGACCGGagaagtggtggtcggagcaccgaagataacgtcccgctggtcacttaccaagctggccagcgcgtgtcttcatcctcctcgatgctccggtcttctgcgcctccgttgctatgggtgcaTGCATGGGGCATCAGtgatgtcccggcgtgcgctatcttccagaggcccctgcgtttttcaacttaactctctgcggccccgcgttaacgaAAACATCTTTcgagacacagggatgtccttaatagtgatggtgggaattgccccatcgctacaggacgggcaagcaccagCTCTGCTCAGGGCcccgggccccaagcaattgcttagtttgcctgtcctgtagcgacgggcctgggtaGAAAGGTGAGCTTGGGGAAACGATGACCCTGTTGGTTCACTGTCTGTCCTTTCTTGGACCACCTTTTGGTAGGTACCAACCATTCTGTACCAGGAACACCCTACAAAACCTGCTGTTTTGGAAAAGCATTGACCTAGTTGGCTTGCCAGCACAATTTGCTCCTTGTTAAAGTTGCTGAAATTCAATATgtctgacccttttttttttaaagttagggAGTTTGCCCAACTTTTGACTAGTTCACTAGCTGCCTCATACAGTATATCCAATCTTCTAAAAGGGGCCATTGTAACAGTGTAATCAATGCTCACTCACCGTATTTATGAAGTGTTGTGGCTGATCGTGTTTATTATCTCTAGACGTTTTATATATCCTTATTTATAATTTGATttatactttcattttttttcttttcttgctcTTTCAGTGGAAAGCCTAGAAACCAGGCATGACTCAGGTTAGTCAGTTCAACGATTGTCCATTTCCAGATTTATTAAAGCAGTTTTCCGGCGGTAGGGGTTTTCAGGCAACGGGAGCGCAGGAGGTaagtaaaaggtttttttttttttgttttttttttgtaagggtGAAAGAATGGGCAGTTTGCATAAAtgggcatataaaaaaaaatcccaacctACTGCCAGATAACTCCTTTCTAGGCCAAAATTTCATATACCAATCTAATGGTGGTAAagttatatgtgactttttttccTCTAAATTTGGCTCATCTTTTGGCCGACGATGCACTTTAAATGGAAATCTATGCCAGATATGTGCTGCTGTAGATTTGTGCTAAATTTATACCAGTTGCTGCCAATATTTATAGTAAATCTGGGTGGGGCAACAAGAGGCCATTCCCCATTATGCCAAGTCCTCCCCACTCAGCATATGATGGGTgcaatcagggctcaagtcctacaggaacagagttcctgcactttttatacagtcttgggtgagttcccatttTTTTCCTAGGACTTCACCCCTGGGTGCCATGCATTTATCTTCATGGACGTCACTCATACTTAGTCTAATGTAGTTGTGTGGTTTTTGTTTATTCCTAGTAACCAAATAAAATGTGCAGTATTCCGTATGTAGATTGTAAAGTTAGACAGACATAATTGTATAAATCAAAGATTATTGTGTGTGACTTGGaagtcattgggggggggggggggatttacaaAGACTTTAGAACACAAATGTTGCGGAGAAAGTTGTGGACGTCCGTCAAATGTATCAAATGTCGCAAGGACTTAGCTTGATTTAGCGtctgcaaaatttatcaaagttaTGCTCTATTTAACGCAATCGAAAAGTCAGTGACATTTGATACAATTATCACACTGCCGCCGCCACTTACTTTGCGActttaatacaattgtcgcataAAGTTCTATAGGGAAGGGGATATCTTCTAAATGTGGCCTGTGCGTCATTTTTGCGACATTTCTGTGATATTTCACAAAAAGTTTCATGTGATAAATCACAAAGTGCTCTAAATAAGAATACTTCATGGTAATGACATGTAAACTTTCTAAATGAAATGTCGCAGAAAATGTTGTACAGGGCCAGCCTGCAACTTTTTATGCGACAAATTCTGATGAAATAAG
Above is a genomic segment from Hyla sarda isolate aHylSar1 chromosome 1, aHylSar1.hap1, whole genome shotgun sequence containing:
- the RNF34 gene encoding E3 ubiquitin-protein ligase RNF34 isoform X1, with the translated sequence MVVCQRPGRWGAQSGRCHEGNVPVLGAPVTSGRSGCDIMFPFCVIGALLAGASSMWASCCGLLNEVMGTGAVRGQQSGFGGGAGPFRFAQNADFSPYPSSSSNIVCKACGLNFTVFRKKHVCCDCKKDFCSVCSTLQENLRRCSTCHLLQETAFQRPQLMKLKVKDLRQYLTLRNIPTESCREKEDLVELVLCHHGSFSDEEMDVGADSTTRSQTSAFSFFSAISAPSSSVSSSQGELSDRSGSVGSGSASQGTSETISITPDTETPELANDLSKKQGRASLSDLSTLEDIEGLTIRQLKEILARNFVNYSGCCEKWELVEKVNRLYRETEDNRKSLESLETRHDSDRDRLQLTGTDDNLCRICMDAVIDCVLLECGHMVTCTKCGKRMNECPICRQYVVRAVHVFKS
- the RNF34 gene encoding E3 ubiquitin-protein ligase RNF34 isoform X2, with product MKAGASSMWASCCGLLNEVMGTGAVRGQQSGFGGGAGPFRFAQNADFSPYPSSSSNIVCKACGLNFTVFRKKHVCCDCKKDFCSVCSTLQENLRRCSTCHLLQETAFQRPQLMKLKVKDLRQYLTLRNIPTESCREKEDLVELVLCHHGSFSDEEMDVGADSTTRSQTSAFSFFSAISAPSSSVSSSQGELSDRSGSVGSGSASQGTSETISITPDTETPELANDLSKKQGRASLSDLSTLEDIEGLTIRQLKEILARNFVNYSGCCEKWELVEKVNRLYRETEDNRKSLESLETRHDSDRDRLQLTGTDDNLCRICMDAVIDCVLLECGHMVTCTKCGKRMNECPICRQYVVRAVHVFKS